Genomic segment of Heliangelus exortis chromosome 7, bHelExo1.hap1, whole genome shotgun sequence:
AGctaggatgattttttttaatgaaaaacagctttaatttttaGGATTAACGGGGTATTTTTTACATGCCACAGAGAGGGAACTGAATTACAAAGctcacaatgtttttttttttgtttgtttttgtttttttttttactcaaatTAAAACAGGTGCTGCTTCAggtttctaattttaaaatccaaatttcTTCTCATGAATTATGATTTAATTGCAGAAGTACTGAAAGCCACACAAACTGGGCACATATATACTGAGGTTCATTCCTTGAATAAAGATTAGTGAACTAAGTCAAGTTAGTGTGAAAAAGGCTTGTTTAGGTAATGTAAGAGGTGGGTTGAACTGCCTAGGTAAAGAATAAAGGCTGTTCTAtcttaaaataacatttctaaTGCTGTATACGTTGGTTTAAGTAATGTAAGTTAGggataaaaaatttctttatgcTTATGTTTGTAGTCAGTGCTTAAACAAAACATGCTTTTGTACTccaaagttttaatttaatttccttctgaaagaaatattaaCAATTCAGAAGGTGAAAGTAAACCAGGCAAGATTTCCTATGCCAGTAATGGAATTATATTAAGAGTTGCAATAATATCCCTTAATCTTAAAAAGTAAGTCTCTtacagaattaatatttttctgctgcttttcatgcCTTGTGAGGTATTACAGCTAATACGAGTTGCTGATGTGAAAGCATCCTTGCTAATCCTGTTTGGAGAACTGCTCGTTCTGTGCTCATTAGAAAaggtacaagaaaaaaatcctatagGTGCTTTGTTAAATCACTCCTTGATTACACTGTAGGACAAGCATTTGTGAGTACTACTGGTGGGTTTCCCTCAAACTTGGTTCTAGAGCCACAAAATTTGGTCTGCACGACCAAAGTGATGTGTAAAACCTTCTGGAGTGCTGCGGGGCAACGCGTGCAAAATGGTGTTAGAAAATCCAAGGCAAGACTTGTTAGGAAAAGGCATTGAGAACAACTTATTTAAGAGCATCTACTCACCCTTCTCTGTGAGCTTCTCCTTTCTCTAGCTCCTGTATAACACCCAACAACACTTTTATGGTTTCCTGACTAGAGCTGATCAAACTTTCCATCATCTGAAGCTGGGCTTTCAAGTCCACAACTTCGGTGTGAGGCACGATTTGTTGGCATTCCTCGCTCAGCGCCACGGCCGCCTGGCAGGGTTGGTTCTCCTCGGGGGGCCCAACGTTGACCCGAAGGCCCTGTGGGTCAGCACACGGGGTGGCTTGGCACTGTGCCCGCCTGGAGCAGGCTCCAGCCTCTCCAACCTGGGGCTGGACACCGTTCAGTTGGACCGTCCtcttgtcctcctcctcctcagccgTCGGGCAGGGCGAGCAGTCGGGCTCGGTCGCCGGGTCGGAACCGGCCGCCGGTAAATAGACGGAGGCCACTTCCGTCTTGAAGACCCTCCCGGGGAGGGGCTGAGCCAGCTCCTCGCTCGCCGGCCGCCCCGATGGCCGCTTCCCTCGGCCGGGTGGCCGGGCCGTGGTGGCCAAAGGGTCCCCCTCCGAGAGGTCGGAGGAGTTCGGGAGAGGAAGAGGCGGCTCCGTGCTGGGCCAGGCCTCGGCCCCGTTGGCGCCGCCGGCCCCCGCGCGCTCGTGGAGGTGGGAGATGAACTCGGCCGTCTGGAGGCTGCTGGCCTTCCTGCCCCACTGGATGGTGCCTTCCCCTGAGCTTCTGCCCTCCTTGTCCTTCACGTCGATGAGGAACCCGTTGTTTTCCCCCTTAAAGGTGTCGACGGCCGAGGAAGCGCTCTTGAGGAtgttattccctttttttcGGTCCAGGGGAAAAGTTTGGTAACACTTTTTAAGATCGGGTGAAGTCTGAACTCCTGTGCTCTTGGTGACGTTGGGGATCGACCTCCGGGCGGGCACCGTCATGTACTTGCGATACGTCGTTTTGTAGGCAAGGGCTTTGGCTTCTTTCTTGTCAGGGTCCTGGGTGCCGGAGAGCTGTTTCTCCCTCTGCTCGTTCTGGGCCTCGCAGATATCTTTGAACCTCACCTGGAGGGCTTTGTTTCGTTTCTTGATCTGCCGGTTGGGATCCAGGGAGTATTTCATCTCCAGCGCCAGCGAAGCTGCAGGCTCGACCTCGCTTTCTGAGGCGGTGAGTAGGCATTTGCTGGGCTCCTTACTCACCATGATGCCTGCATGCaagaagagtgaaaaaacaaacaacaaaacacctcGTGTAACAACAGGAATGctgcttccccccctcccccccctcaaGGTTTGcaatatttgaggtttttttccttcgATAGGAATGGCTGACACTCATGTACTCCTAAGTTACAATCTGCTTTATagggctgggcacagagtggcagaaagggacctgggagtctggattgccaggaagctgaagaggaggcagcagtgtgcccaggtggccaagaaggccaatggcatcctgggctggctcaggaacagcgtggccagcaggtccagggaagggattctgcccctgtgctcagccctggggaggccacagcttgagtcctgtgtccagttctgggcccctcagctcaggaaggagattgaggtgctggagcaggtccagagaagagcaaagaggctgtgaagggatccagcacaagtcctgtgaggaagggctgagggagctgggggtgttgaggctggagaagaggaggctcaggggagacctcatcactctctccaactccctgaaaggaggttggagccaggggggggttgggctctgctcccaggcagatatCCCAGGAtaagaggccatgggcttaagctctgccaggggaggtttaggttggatattaggaaaaaaatctttccagagaGAGtgctcagacactggaatgggctgcccagggaaggggtggattctccatccctggagatatttcaaaagagcctggatgtggcactcagtgccatgggctgggaaccacagggggagtggatcaagggttggacttggtgatcccagagctcctttccaacccggatgattctggGAAGACTTTGATGGTTTGGTAGGAGCCTTTTATCTGGACTTGCtaccagctgctcctcagagagGAGCGAGGTTCCTCCTGGGGTTTGTGGAACCAGGagtttttgaggttttttttgaggACAGGAACTGTGACTGTTACATTGCCTCCACATCCAGGCAGTATGGGCTCTCAGGAAGTGAATGGTGTGAATTAAGTTGGGAGTTAATAAAAAGTACAGGGAAATTTAAAACCCGGTGCCTTTGTGCAAATAAATCCTGGTGCACTGATCACTCTTAAAGTTCCCTTAATGCAAATGTTTAGTGGCAAGAAGTGTCAAACTGGCATTATTCTGTGCCAAACATGTCTTTTTTGTAATGTGCTCTATATGTTTGCAAGAAAATTGGTCATGAGAGGTGTCATTatttgctggtgtttttttttttttaaatttacctcCAGCTAAAATGTGTATTTAGATTAATTATTATTAGCAAGTGGTTGTTACTCCTATATACATAAAATTCATGAACTATTGAAGTTTCTGGGAGAAGTCAGCAGTGCATCAATTAAGGTTTTGCTTCAGATGCCTAAGAAGGCAGCCTTTACTAGAAGCAGTAATATGCCTGTATAATACAGCTTCTCATCCCAAAGGATCCTAAAgcactaagaaaataaaaaccctaCCAAAAAACCTGTGATGATTCACTGGAACAACTTAATCTGCTGTAGAAATATAAACACCTCCTCAAGGATGAAAAGATTCCAGCTGCCTCCCAGAGCATCCAGCTCCAAAACCTAACAGCTCTATTGCTGTACAGATCATATAGGATCTGTAGTAACTGGAGAGTTAAGACCTCATTTTTACCCCTCATCTGAAGTTCTCAGTTTTACTCTCCTATTGCATAAATTTCCTCTTAATCCTGAGATTTGCTGAATTACCAAATTCCAAGTAATCCAAGTATCCTGCATGTATCTCCCCTTTAAAGACCTGTGTACCCTTAGAGGGACTCAGAGTACAATCTAAAATGAGTAAAGGGACGTTGAAGTGTGGTATTTGAAATGCAATTTAGATGAAATTTGtctaaaaatgtgaaatttttgAAGAGTTTTGAACATGGAACAATGTGTTTTATAAAGTCTACCCAGTGGCATAAGTGAGTGAATCCTTATGACAAGTCTATATTTAGTTTTAATTCAAGAAAGCATAATGGAGAAAttcttttcagtggaaaattgaATGTTTATGGGTTTCTAAAAGTAACATTACCCAGAAGTTGAGATACAAGAACGTGCATGGCAGACAATTTGTGTACTGCAGTGTTGGACTCTTGGGTTATcaaattgctttcaaaaaaatctcGTGTAAATGCATCATTGCTTAAactatttttcatgttttacttCCCTGTGTTTGTGAACAAGTAACTGAAATAATCTAGAATCCATCTAGTTTGCCTTTTTCTATCCAACTCATCAGATTCAGGTTGCAGTGAGTGAGCAGCAGTCATTTTAGAAGGGGAAGTTTCTACATGAAGCTGTGTGATGCAGTAGAAAGTCtgtaaagaaagcaaagaggcAAGATTTGGGACAAGAACCATTCAAATAATGAAACCTGAGGATGCTAGAGAGTAAGTTGTCAAACTAGGTATGCATATACAGGCCTGGTGTCTGACACCAGGGTGACCAAGCCTCTCTTTATGGTGGAAAGAGATTATAAATTGGAAATGCTAGAAAAAAGCCTGAGGAAAAAATTAGGGTAGGGTGGtaaagtgatttttctgtaCGATGTGCTCTGGTAGGGGTGGGGGTAAGATCAGTTATCCCTGTGCCTTTAACACAGACAAATatttgggggggagagggaaataaATGAACTATATTTTAATGTCAGGAATTTTTTGTTCCAGTTGAAACCCTAATTAAGAAGTCAGTCATGCTTTGTGAGGAGTATTAGTGTCCTGTAttggctgtttttttaattatagtaACATAGTGAAGTGGAGCCTTTATTTGAGAGACATTTTGCACACAGAGCCCCTTGGGTTCACAGCTTCCAGAGATGGTGATGGTAGGAACAGACCTACAACTGTTGCTGCTGTCCATTTGTTTGCCTGTCTTTCTAGGGCTGGGATTTTGGAATACTTTAGTgaataaataagtattttataaGATCTGAACTTCATCCATTAGCCTGCAATTGGAGAGCCATTAGCTTTAGAGACAGCTAAATTATGTTGTAAAAACCACTGTCCAAACCAAACCCACTGCAGTTTCATTGATGCAAAACTACTGGAAGCAAATGTTCCATAATGGTCTGGTAAATTAATGACTTTACCAAAATCCTACATCCAGTAACACACCAGCCATTAAATCCATTAGTTTTCAGACCTGCTAATGTGAATTCAGGCACTGCTAAGGAACTGTAGCAAATAGGAAACGTTGCATTTACAAAGATGAGAAATATTCAGTAATTACATCTGAAAAGAGGGCACACATTTTTTACCCATAAAAAGAGGCTTACAAAAATGGGGTTTTAGATCTGAAAGACACTCATTAGAAACCTCTCTCAGGATACCTCAGAGCTGTCAAAGTCAGTTTTCTGGCACTTGACAGTGGGATCCCCTAGCTTCAAATTTATCCTCAAGTATTGGCTTGGTATTTTATGAGGGTACCTCTGACATGTCTCAGCTTTCAGATCATTTCAGGTACCATTTTAACCCCATAACCTTTGGGCTGCTGGATCTCTGGGGCTGTTTGGAAGGACTTAGGAGATGGAATTAATGGAGTCCAACAACCCAAATGAAACCAAGAGCCCTGGTGATATTTTACAGAATAGGAAGAGATAAATGGGGTACTGTATTCTGTGATGCAGTTAATCTGAAGTGTCTTTAATAGCcaataaattgatttttcaaaaattgcTTGTCTCCCTTTCCCAATTGCACAGGCCTGATTAATTAATCTGATCTGGAGTTTTCTATTCCCACTAGTAAGTAGCTTGTGCTAATAATTTTATAGATATCTGTGATTAAGAATGACAACAACCAAAAGaccctgattttatttttttttttttaagccttacTCAGATCTTGGTGTCTTCAGGGAGAGCTGTACATGCACATTTGATAAGAGAATGGTGGAGGTAACAGCTGATTGCCAGTTAAATAATGAACATGGAGGAGTTTatgtaagactttttttttggtttgttgccTTTGTTTGGGGCAAGGTTTAGACTCCAGTTTTGCCTTCCTTAAGCACTGGCATTTACAACATTGTCTCCTGGGAGGCTTTGCTTAATCATCCAACCTGTACTTGAGATCAGACCGTGCTTcagttctgtctttttttccactgaagttGGTGCCAACATTCCCACTGCTTTCCTGGGGAATGGGAGTTTGCCACGGGCAAAGCCTGGACCTGGACTGGGagactggaaaaagaaattttaatgcctttcttttcccccacaCCACttctctgcagttctgctgcCCCTTCCTCAGCTCACTGGTGTTTTCTGGAGCACAAAGCAAGG
This window contains:
- the INSYN2A gene encoding inhibitory synaptic factor 2A isoform X2, whose protein sequence is MVSKEPSKCLLTASESEVEPAASLALEMKYSLDPNRQIKKRNKALQVRFKDICEAQNEQREKQLSGTQDPDKKEAKALAYKTTYRKYMTVPARRSIPNVTKSTGVQTSPDLKKCYQTFPLDRKKGNNILKSASSAVDTFKGENNGFLIDVKDKEGRSSGEGTIQWGRKASSLQTAEFISHLHERAGAGGANGAEAWPSTEPPLPLPNSSDLSEGDPLATTARPPGRGKRPSGRPASEELAQPLPGRVFKTEVASVYLPAAGSDPATEPDCSPCPTAEEEEDKRTVQLNGVQPQVGEAGACSRRAQCQATPCADPQGLRVNVGPPEENQPCQAAVALSEECQQIVPHTEVVDLKAQLQMMESLISSSQETIKVLLGVIQELEKGEAHREG
- the INSYN2A gene encoding inhibitory synaptic factor 2A isoform X1, encoding MVSKEPSKCLLTASESEVEPAASLALEMKYSLDPNRQIKKRNKALQVRFKDICEAQNEQREKQLSGTQDPDKKEAKALAYKTTYRKYMTVPARRSIPNVTKSTGVQTSPDLKKCYQTFPLDRKKGNNILKSASSAVDTFKGENNGFLIDVKDKEGRSSGEGTIQWGRKASSLQTAEFISHLHERAGAGGANGAEAWPSTEPPLPLPNSSDLSEGDPLATTARPPGRGKRPSGRPASEELAQPLPGRVFKTEVASVYLPAAGSDPATEPDCSPCPTAEEEEDKRTVQLNGVQPQVGEAGACSRRAQCQATPCADPQGLRVNVGPPEENQPCQAAVALSEECQQIVPHTEVVDLKAQLQMMESLISSSQETIKVLLGVIQELEKGEAHREGLSYRTGQDTANCDTCRNSACIIYSVELDFKQQEDKLQPVLRKLHPIEETQVAPLPYSQESYSSTPKQKSKTESKKHGRWKLWFL